The DNA window TGCCCCTCATCGGGCAGAGTTAAGCTTTGCTTTGCTAAGATTGATTTCTCCTCCCAGACTTTTAAGTGCAGATAAAGGCATGTAAAACCTTGAAGAGAAATAAACATGGAATTCAGCCACATGCTTTCAAATATTAATCATATATTTAATTGATATACATATATTGCCACCATTGGCACATAGGATATTGCACACAGTAATGAAATGTTGcactgaaaataaaaaataaaatatcctCTGTGAGCAGAAAAAAACATTCAAAATTACAAATAATGTGGAATAACATTGAAAAGTTCAAACTAAAAACTAAAACAAAATAAGACATGCTTACTACTCCCCTGTAATTGAGGTCTTTAGCAACTTACAAATTACACATTACTGCCCAAGTCGTAGAACTACACACAGAAAATATCACAAAGGGGGGCTCCAACAAGCGTTCTGAATCCAGTCCACAGTGATGTTTCCAATCAGCCACTGCTTTCCGCGACCACCTCACCGGGCTTGGGCCTGTGAAGAGCAGGTTCCTCCGCATCGTCTTCTAGGTGACCACCCCCTTCCATGCTTACATGTAGGCCGATACCTGGGCGGCTTGGGGACGGGAGAGGTTGGGGGGGGAAGGTCGCAGAAAACGCTTAGTAATCTGCCCCTTTACTTTAGGGTTCTTAGCGAACCCTTTAGCACCACGAGTTATGCTgtggcatgggggggggggggggcaatatatGGGGGGACAAAAGAAACCAAGTCATGATCCAAAGCACCAGGCCAGCATGTAAGCATGCGGGGTGTGTAAGGCACCGGGTTGTTTATATGTTGAAGAGGACGCACCCATTTGGGTATCAGTAATACCAGTAGCTCCAACCAGGGGGGCTCAAAGATAGTTAGGCCTGCTGCTTTTCACTCCATTCAATCTGCCAAGTGATCTTTTCACGGAATACTAAGGTCAATTTGTCATGGTCTGATTATTGTCCGTTTCTTTGGAAACAACTAACACGGCTTATAAAACTCGATGAGATATCCAGAGTCATACCAGCATTCAAGCTAAAGAGTTGAGCATTGGCAGGGATGAAAACCAGCTTGGAGAGAGGTCCTTGAGCCACTATGTTGGAAAACCAACATTCGGCGTTGTACAGGTAAACATGCAGCAATAACACTCATTGGCACCTTGGCATCCTATTGGTTGACTGATATTTTCTGTTCCTTTTGTGAGTCAAATTCCCCAAACAGAAAACCTCTGTTCCATAAGTGCTGACATTGACGTACATTTCAGATTCACAAAACCATGCTTTACTTTTTCGTCTTAGCACTCAATAGACCATGAAGCCAATTCGGCGGTGCTAGCAGGGTTGAGTGCTCTATATTACACATGTGCTGTTCTCGAGCACTTGTCATGTCATTTGCTGCATGTTGTCACTGCACTTAATCTAAGACAAGTacctttttttttatatatatattttttttaaacacaccgCATGACAACGAGACACAAAGGTAGTCTATAGTGTACCAATCCGCATGACAACAATTTCAATTTCAAATAGAAGTTACAACAGTAATAATCCTTTTGAAGGTATTCATGTCGAGTTCCATTGACCAGTTCAATGTGTTCCGAGTTTGATGCAATGCATTGCACAAAAGAGTGACCACTTTTCCCTTGCATGACATTGCCTCTGTACCTTTTTCAGACTGCATGACATCGAAACAAAATTCCTATGCAGGCCTAGCCCTCATACATGTATGATTTGTGTAAACACATCTCTACTCACAGGTAAAGGTAAATAGGGTGGCAAGTACACAATGACAACCCtttaaaaaggttaaaaaaagggTTTTACATtttggttaaaaaataaaaacaactaaAATATCTGATTTGTGCTGAAGTCATTAGCTCACATGAAAAGGACTTTCTATAACTCGGCAATAATTCCATTTGAAAATTGCAAACACTTTTTATAATAGCTTTAACGTGTACAAAAGTTATTGGTTAATAAGGGAAATAAACACTCAGTTCTTTATCATCTGTCATCAAGTAGGAAACACGGTTCATATATAATGTTATTACTTTGTTTAGCAGCCGCTTACTGTATTAATGGTGGGTAAGTGGGTAACATCCAGCGATGGGTGACAACATGTCATAACTGTCAGTTTGTGTAGGTTTCTTTTTTGTGGGTGGTGCTCCCTTGGAGTTAAACAATTACAGTTAAATCTTTAGATCTCTTTCTTTTTACAGTAAAGTTTATTATAATTTCTCTTTTTGTTATTTTGATGACTTTTTTTGTGTGCATGTTTTTGCGCTATATCAATCCTCGTCCGCATCATCAGCATGCGTCTCCTCTTGCTGTTGCATCTCACATGCCCTTTTCTCCCGCTGTTTCTCTTGGATCTTCTTCATCTCCTCCGCGTATTTACAGAACGTATTCCCAAACTTGGACCACACTTTGTAGGGCACCGTGATAGAGTTGCGGTATGTTGGCTTCACCTCACTTACCCTCATGAACACTCCGTACTTATTGGAGCCCACGTCGAAGAAAAAGCGTTTGTTGTCCACTGTCAAGGAGGTCCCTTCGGGCAACTCCGCAGGTTCGTCATCTACTCCGTAGTCGTCAATGAGTTTAGCCAAAGCGTCACGAAACTCAATAAGTCCCTGGGCAGGAAGAGCAATCGTCTGGCCTTGCGTGGATCCCAAACCGGGCCCCCGGTTCACCGTCTGTCGAATCCTCAGAAACCGGCCTCTCTGGTTCTCTTTCAGATCCATGTAGTACTTCCGATTCTCCCGAACCAAGAATTCGCTTTTAAGTGCTCGCCTCGGCTCATCCTGTGCGATGTCCGGATTGCTAGGACCTAATTGGGCATAATGTTCGATGAAGTCCCCTAAGTAGTCACGGAACTCTACTGCCACTGACATGGAGAGAGTGAGGCGGCTCTTGTTTCCCCCGGCCCCGACTTCGGCTATCTTCAAGAAGCGGCCTTTTGCGTTCTGCTTCACGTCCAGGTAGAAACGTTTGTTTTGAATGTCAACCCGTTTCGACGCCAGCTCTTGCGTCTCGTGCTGCAGCCCGGAAGCCGAGCCCGCCCCTCCTGTCACTGGGTGCATGGAACCGACGCCCGGGCCCGTGGCTGCTCCTCCCTGCTCACTTCCACTGTCTCTGTCCGCCAtgatgctgcctgcctgccttctccctctgtctactgCAACCCCACAGTCAGCCAGCCACGCCACCACTCTCGCGAGATCTACACAGAGGGAAATACAAGAAGAATATCTACCTAGACGGCCTCAAAGTGGAAATTCTATATTATCCTTTAGGCCTAAATACAATCGTGGCGCATTAATACAGGAATAGACTATTTTCATCACCGTTTAAATGCACAGGCTATTCTGTGTAATGCAAGCTTACCACTTCAAAACTGAAATCGAAGTTATTATTTTTTACTATAAAATTGGATGAAGTGCAATCCAGAAGTGCAGTAATACTTCGTACTTTACTTGAATCGTCTGCGTAAAACATTACCGCGTAAAAATGGCTTACCTTTGCCAATGGAAAAACATTTAGCTCTATTATTCCTCAATAAGGGGTTATTACTAGGTTACGGCACTGTTTGGTATTGTCTGTTATGTTTGCGAATGTGTTGTGTGTATGCCTGGCTATGTTTTTATGATGAAATGGGAAAAGATGGTGTCAAAGCAGGGGTGAAATAAAAACTAAGAACTCTGTTTCCCACAAGCCATACATAGAATGCTGACAGTTTATGGTGGCTTCAATCCAGAGGCTCACATTCGAGGCAACATTTTACATTAGGCTACATGCATTAGGGTTGCACGTGCGGCGTGCAAATACCCTGCACCATCTATTATACTTAGCTATTGGGTTTCACACCAATTATATTTCACGTCTTGTTAGTCTATCCAATGTAGGCCTACTAATTGACCTTCACTGTTACCATCCGAAAGCCTCGATTCGGAAACCTGTGCCGCTTCTTTATTTCAAGTATTGTGAGAGAAACCCCCATTTGGAAACTAAATACAAGAACATTGTCTGCACAGGCACAGGTCGCTAATGGCCTAAAAGAAAGACCACGAATCCTACCGCTGCTAGGTTTAATAAAACGGTCTGTTGATTTAAGTGTCTCGGTTtggcttatttattttcctttgtaTGTACAGTTGTCCTTACCAACCTTTCCTGTTTCGACCTTGGGATGATATGATTCAATTTAAGCCTAGACAGACACGCAGTCATGGTGATAGGGTGAGTCTTTATTTCATACTCCTGTCTATGTAGTCTACTTAGAGGACCGTTACCATTCGTTTTCGTTAGGCCTACCAAATAGAGAGCAGGCCTACCAAATAGAGAGCAGGTCTACCAAATAGAGTATTTGTTAGGCCTACTAGAATATGGGCTACATGTCATGATTGTGCACTTTTGTGATACATACTCGATTCTCAGATCCTTAGGCCTAGGTCTACATTGATCTgatgattttttggggggtaaattAAAGCCAATTATCTTGATTGAATACGAAAATAATAGGTCTGATCTCACGAGCTCCAAACTGCACAAATCACTTCGTTCATTTTGTTTATATTTTAATTCAACTTAACATGTCAAATTTACATATTTAAATATGATAATTGACATTACaacattatttttaatttttttgaaTGGAAGTACTTAAACTGGTAGACAAAAACTAGATatgtaggcctatagcctattaaTTAGCTTATTATTATCCTCGTCGTAAAATTAAATCCATCCGTCCAAATGAACAGCCTTCAGAATTGTGTTTTTCGGATGTTATCCAAATAACGCATCTATTTACAGGCTAATTGTCTTCTAACTTTTGGGAATTAAAAAATGTGCAATTATATCTAGTCCATCGTTAGCCTATGTAAAATAGCATGTTTTTTTGAAACAAAAGTAACAATATGTCGTGTGTAATCGAATAAAAATGTTTAATCCTACATAATTATGTTTGCTGAATAATGTTATTTTCTATTGTATTTCAACTTTAAATGTACGTTCCTTTTTAATGGATGCATCATTGGTGAAAAATAGCTATTGCCATTGTCAACGTGTAAGGGAAGTGTTAAACTGTGTATTTGTCCCCCCCGAAAATGCTAAAGTAATAGCGATTATCGTTGCAATAAAATTAACGTGCATAGAAGAACACGCATACAAATAAGTGTAACTATTATGGGACAAAAACAATTGGAAGGAATTAAATTGATTGATATATAAGATGCTAATTTGATTGTTAAGTTCCTTCTTATTCAGATGTAATTTAATACGTTAATATATGACCACGCGTATCTTCGTTTGATATGCAGGATGTTGATGTTCACCCGAGGAAGGAGGAAATTGCAAATATGGTGTCTCATGCGCTGGCTTTATTCCCTCTTTCAGGCCTATGGAACTACCGAAAATCTATCAAGAAATAAACAGATTCAATACTTCCATTTTCTAGTCTAGCCCACATGCAGGCCATCGAATGATATACATTGATCGTTCCGGAAATGATCATTTTGGCAATACATACCTGAATGCCAGTGGGAACTATAGGCCTGTAGCCTACTCTGACACAATTCATTTGAAAACTGAAACCTGGGTGTCTGAGCACTGTAGACCTATTGTCAACGAGAGAAATATTTTCATTTTAAAAGTGACGTTGACACGAGCGGTAGATGCACCTTAATGTAGCCGATTTGTAATGGTTTAGTTAACAAAAATGATTGCAGTTGCTTCGCTGGTCTTGTGTCATCACAGTGAAAAGAGTATTATTCCTGAATAGATTTTGCTTTAAAGTGTTTTTCATTTGGCTTCATACAGCCCAAATACATTGGTTATTTTTTTCCACATTGCTGGACAGATTTTGTGTAACTATTCATTTATTTGTGAAAGTGGAAAATAGCCCTATTAAATGAAAATTGTCACTGTTGCTCGAGAAAGGTAAGAGTATATTACGGGACATTTGTTGGAAAAAAATTGATAGGCCTATCTGAGACACCAAGTTTAGCCTACAAATTGTTTACAAATGTGTCAACAAGACTCAAAGGTCTAAGTGAAAGGTGATATTGTATACGTTCAATGTTTTAAGAAGTGGACCGAAGGGAAACTTATATCGAAAAGGAAACGGTCATGATGTTGCTGAAAAACACTGTTGTATTGCTTCATTCTCATTTGCAACTTAATAGGACCCAGAAAACGTTCGTAGAGAACTGCTCCGATCTATAGGCAAGTTATATAACAACAATATAATTCCATGGATGTATGATCGTGTCTAGCTTCTCTCTCCATCGTCCATCAGTGCAGAGGCCTGATGAGAATTTGGTCAcagcattttttatttattgtatGTGATTCTATCCTTCGACTAAGTTATCCCACTGCCTCGTTTGGGATTCACACATCAGACTATGTTGTGCTAAGGTAAGATGAAAATGTGTAGCTGATTTTTGTACTGAGCCAACAAGAGTTTAAGAACATTcaggttttatttattttcccctaaGTTTGTATTTTGTGCATCCTCCTTTGGCATGGCagctttttcctctctctctcacacacacacacacacacacacacacactcttcttgAAGTATTAGGTTGGTGTTCTACTTCCACTTGTCATAAGAATGTTCTCATGGGCGAAATTATTTTTCTTAACTTGTCTTCTTCATGAGTCCAAAGATGTTGAACTGTATTGGACAAGAACATTGGTTCAATGGTCCCTTGATATGTTATTATTTGGATTCATGCTTTTGACCATCCCCACAACAGGATGACTTATCTTCATGGGCACAAGGGTGAAAGAAGCAGAAAAACACAGAAAACAGATCCACCTCTGAAAATAGAGGAATGTTCTGCCTTTTCTCACTCAGTAGCAAATATTATACTAATTAAGTCTGAAGGCGATATACATGCATGTTTCATGAAGTAAAACATCTCTAAAATGCAGTTTGAAAAGTTTGTCCCACCTTCCCTGGAGTCACATTTGCATTTTCATATGCTGGCATATGTACGTTTTATTTTGTGTGTTCGTTTTGGATCATTTGTCGATATTAGAGAAGGTAATGATCAGTTCATACACATTCTTTGATCTTTTGGCTCATTTGGCCCAGGATGCTTATTCCAAAACACACACGATCAAAAGCAAAGTTTGAATACTCTAGAACAAGCGGTACTCAACTCtcaccctacgaggtccggagcctgctggttttctgttctacctgatagtGAATTGCACCCAGATGGTGAACCAGGTCttaaccagtccctgattaggaGGTGAACAATGGGGGAAAAGCAGTTgaactggcttcaaggtccagagttgagtttgagggctctaGAACATGTCCAGCGATCTCATAAAACACTTCAAAAAGGTGTCATGTCAGTAAAAGGATTGCCAAAGGATGATGCAGAAAACACTGACTAGGCTACAGGGCTGTGAATCCATGTGACAACATTGTCATTTCTGGAGGTAAAATAGCCTGTTTGTTGTAGAGGTAACCTAAGCTACACTCTTAAAAGAAAGGGTTCCAAAACAGTTATTCGTctgtccccatatgagaaccctttttggttccatgtagagccattttgggttccatgtagagccctctgtggaaagggttctacttggaaccataAATGGTTCTTCGAAGGGCAAATCCATTTGAATTGAAGCACTTTTTTGTCACCATCCTTTTTGATTTAAACACAACTCTCCATACATGTTTGCCCATCGAAGAAGTGGTTTGAATGTGACTTTGTAGACCTTACGGTCATGACATTCAGGAAATAAAGGTGCTCatagttgacccattttgcatatcTCATgcaccataccatgagacatccatatCTTcctcactggaaaagataaacagTTGAGttttgatatcatttaaaagcttacaaacagtgCTGTCAAAATATGTAATAATTTCTAGATTAATTTTTTTATTCGTAcatttttaacatttttaaaGTAAATTATCTAAAAACGTGTAAAGGCAGATCTTTTTCATATTCACATACGTTTTAGCTTAGAGCCTACTTTACATCCTCTGAGGATTTTGTGTTCCCGCCATCTGTTGGGActcaacatgctcttgaatacattTCAAATCATAGAAATAGGTCCCTTCTATGaattctctctcttcagaccacTGAATTTAGCATGTAAGTTACACTATTAAGATGTAAATTGTGTTGAAATGTTTACTTCTAATTACTACCATAAATATTGGCCGCTGGTCCACCCACGTTGAATGTCAACATAGAATAGACATTACCATTTATTATCTATATTTATATTATTTGAATAGGTTTCCCATGGAGGACTGACGGTATAATTTAAAACAGATATTCCCATTCAggtcaacattctctgatgtgtggaccGTCAACCATCTtcgtggtaccatttgaaagttgaCAGTTCAATGTTATTCAAATTTTAATTcatttatcagccaaaacatgacacccacccTTAAACGGTGGCGGGCACAACACAAAACCTCAGAATGGTGTAAAATAGGCTCTAAGCTACAACATAAACGAATATTTACGAGTTCTTAGATGGGTCAAATTGACGTGAaaggtaaaatgtaaaaaaattcacATTTTCTATTAAACTTTTTTCCTCGAAATAATAAAGTTTAACAACCCTGTATGTAAGCCTTTAAATTATATACATCTCAACTATTtatattttccagtgatgaagacatggatgcctcttcccactgggcacactcaAGGTGGGGATCAACGTTGTTtacacgtcatttcaatgaaattacgttgaattgacgtctgtgcccattGGGATGGGATGGTATGGTTGGGTATGCAAAAcaggtcaactttgagcacctttatctcttgaatgttttggcattcaggtaaCTTTCTGAGCCCTTCTACAGTGTATGGAAGGGTTTGTTCAAACCAAAAggggtgctgtcaaaaagtgattcaATTCAAAAGAATTTACCACAAAGGGTTCTCCTTTGGGtacagccgaagaaccattttaggtgCTAGATATCACCTTCTCTTCTAAGAATGTATGACTCAAACCCGAGGTGCGCTATGTAAGTTGTCAGTCTCCATAGGCTTCTGCAGACATGTCTTATACGATGCTGTCGATTCACTGCAGTGCCGGTAGTCAACATGGCTTGATTGGCAACACTTTCGATATGATCGGAAACCTCGTCCATCATGTTAAGGCTGCCGAATGTCCACTGCTGAGGGGAATCGCTTGCAAACCGAGGGCACCGATTAAGTGAGATGATTGCAGTAATGAACCCAATGACATGTAAATAAACCCGACGTCCTCTTCCCATCGTCACAGACCTATTAACGTGCAACAAGGACAGGCATATCTTACCCCGCTTAGTCTGCAGGCAGAGCGCCTGAACAGCTTCGGCGTAGTCTCGTAGCAGACAGACACGAACAATTAAAAGGTGAATAACTCCTTGTAGTCCTACTGTCAACACTATACAGTGGTGCTGCCTCACTGATTCGCCGCTTCACAAGATGGAAAGAAACAGCGAGTCGTGGCATGGAGAGGGACGCACGTAGCCTACAAGTTTAACGCCGCACGCTTGTCCTATGATGTCAGCACGCTCAGTTACTGGGTGAACTGCAAGAGGCGTGCGCCTCGCACTGTTTTTCTTTAGAAATTGCAGTTTAAGATTTCTCAAACCCGCTAATACTTTCTCGACACATGTCTGAAGAGAACCACAAGCTGGTGTTGCTTCTTATACCAAATCGATCCCTCCACTTCAAAAGGCATTTAGTCCTTAGGTCAGTTTAATCGGAAACAATACACATCGTAAATCATTGAACACACCTTTTTAATTAATTGTACACATTTGTATGATTTGAAAACCTTGTAGGCCTAGATGTGTAATTTGCTCTTCTGGGGTAAAATAAAGGATGGTATCGTAAGTTGGGGGTGAGGTTGTAGGTTCTCTTTAGTTGATCGTAAGATAAAACCTACCTGTTTATCCTGAAAGTCAGAGACATCCACTCCTTATATTATTTTCCTAGATTTGTCATATGACAAAGTTAATTAGCCTACACGGGCGGTTTAATGTAAGTCTATTCTGGGTGGTGGTTACATTTAAATGGCAAGGGAAATGTATTTTAATTGGTATATTAAATATATAAGACAACAACTGAAGAGACCACTTCTAAGAGCCTCTTGAAAGTGCAGGTAAATTGCATCTCCAGTTGGACGGGGTGcggtttcagcaccatggacagcgccaCCCTGCTCTCCTATCTCGTGCATTCCATGTGATACTCATGGGCCATTTCTGATGCTCATCTAGCCCTTTCGTTCGTTGGCATATTTGTTGTAGAACCTGTGTCAAACTTTGTCAATGGTGTGTATGAGAGTTTCTGAAGGATGAATGGGGCGATATGAAAGACAGACTTGCCCACTTGGGCACAGACATAatttcaacgtctattccacgttggttcaacgtaatttcattgaaattacatggaaacaacgttgattcaaccagtgtgtgcccagtggggaggcTGGGGAGACGTTTTCCTTCGATGTTTTTAGTCAACCTCCTGCATGTTTTAAGGTGTGTTGCTAATATCCGTCTGTCTGTTTTTGTTCTCTGTCTTTATTGAGTCTGATGCTAAAACAATGGTCACATTCGAGGCGAGCATTTCAGAATATGACCTCACGTTCCTCACCTGCTCTGGGGAACGTTTGTTGGTCAACAGATGTCGCCCTTCGTGAAAGCATTCAGCTTCATGTCCAGTGGTTTTCTCCGCATTCAAATGAAGCCCAACATAATATTGACCTTTAACTTAGTTGACATATTCACTTCAAACGAGACGAACATTATGTCTCATCtgaatgtgtaggctatatataaTCAATTCCCATTTCATATGTTCTCTCCATGCCATTACACATGTCTCATTGACAACCCACACAACAATATTTGAATATGCACCCAGAGTCTGTCCATGCATGGCAGATAGCTGTGTGTTCTCCTGTCTTTAAAGCCCGTTCGCAGCTGTTTTTAGTTGTATGGCTTTGATGCAGCGCCTCAGCATCTGTTTTCttttcagaggcagaacgacgaATGTGGCCCGAAGACAAGGGCATGACTTCATAATGGAATGAGACGCAAAACTCATTAAAAACAGTATGTTTAAGAATCTGAGGCTTTGAATCGCGCTTTCACTGCGTTAGTCATCGCAGACAAAACCCCTTTCTATCTGCTGAACTGACTGCAGCTGCTTTTTCAAGCgatcttttatatatatttttcttctgaGGGATAGGCCTATGCCCACTGTAATACGCAATTTGAAAACGGGACGCGTGATGCATTTTTCTGTTTTATTTCATTATTACATTTGAACGTGAAACCGTTTGGTGATGGGGAAGAGCATGAAGTGATTGTCATTTTGTCGGCGTTTGGGGGAGTGTGGTGACCGAGCTTTGGTGTCGGGGTAGGCTATATCATAGCGCTCCAATCTTAAATATCCTTTTTGTGGTGGAGCCCTTCGCAATCGACATATTTCTCTCCGTCTCTGGTAAGTGggggaggcggagagagacagggcagtgGGAAAAGGCGGTTTATTACCCGTGGAACAAAACACTGTTTCGTTAGGGGCATGAATCGTATGCATTTTTTTGCATGTGGACTATAAAACGAATTGTTCACTGCAGCATTTGGCGTATTTTCTCTGCGGCGAATGATAAAGAAAACCATCAGTGCTGAGCACGGCGCCCACCCGACCACTGCAATTTTTGGGCAAAGATAGACTGGCGTCGTCTTGCGGATAGGCTACTATGGCAGCATAGGAGCATCTTCTGATGGGGAGAATCCATGAATCCCTTGCATTTTAGAATGTGTTTTTAGCAGAATGCAGTGATGGGATTTTAAACCCAGCCTCATTACGCGGTTTCCGGTTCCTAGCTGGTATTTCCACATTGCAAAATTATTGGAAAAAACAGCGGATCCCGATGGCATGGACACTTACGCAAGGTCTGCCGCGCCGCCGTGCTACTGGAGCCTATTTGCTGTCTCTTCCTTCCACCCAGCTCCACCGCCATCGCCCCGCAGCCCAGAGAGCCCTGCCGCAACGCGATCAGCCACCACCGAGCCAAAGCAGGCGGCATGAGGCTTGATTCAGTACATTTATCCATGCTGGTCATCGGGGTCTCCTTCGCCTGCTACTCCCCGAGTTTGAATTCCCTGCAGGACCAGGCTTACAAATCCGCTGTGGTGATCGAGGGCAAGGTGCAGTCCGCGCCTCTGAACGTCTCAGCGGAGCCGTACGGTGTGAGTGTCAAAGTGCTGGACGTGTGGCCGCGGAACAGCGGGGGTCTAGGACGGGAGCAGCTCGTAACGGTGGGGGAATTCGGATCGGAGGCTCCGTGCACCACAGTGATAAAGAATCACAAGTACATTTTTTTCATGGACCCAACCGAGGATCCCTTGGTTTTCAAGGCATCGTATGCTCCCCTAGATACTAGTGGGAAGAACCTAAAAAAAGATGTTGGGAAGATATTGTGTGACAACTGCGGTAAGTTGATTCTTTAATCTTGCCAGTGAAGTCGAACCTGGCAACGAATATATAATGATTATGACTGTAGCTGCAACTGGCCATacgttcttcctctgtcaatatGTCGAGCTACATGTGGAATAGTGATTTAATGTTTGAGAGTGAGTAACAGATGGTTAATGGTGCCCATGGGGCATCTCTGCTGCAATATTCGAATATAGAAACATTTAGGCTAGAGGTATGAATAGGCTTCATGAtgccattgacacacacacacacacacacacacacacacacacacacacacacacacacacacacacacacacacacacacacacacacacacacacacacacacacacactttaattttttttatttcagaaaCGCAAGGCGTGGATCATTTGATTGATAAATGAATTACCCACGGTGCAGCAGGCGTTGCATCAATGCGAGTTTCGATGCAGTAGGCCTCTGagcacacacataaacacgcatatacacatgcacgcacacacgtgtATATTGATTctcgtggaaatctgtccttcatgccaaaaaaataattataatattatTTGCAAATGCATACGTACGGTAACGTTTCTTAAAGTGGCAGTAGTAGGCTACATGTCAATTCAATATgtttcatatttccatgaaaatCTATGGTGAGGCACCCTGGTTGCTTTGCGCTTGTGTTCTGGGCCTTCAGAGCAACCGTGCCGGGAGTGGATCCCTCTCAACACAAGTTAGGATGCATCGAACCTGTAGCCAACTTCCCTATCAACGTCATACTATGCTGCTCTCTGCGTATTAAGGAAGCAAACTGCTATGGTCAGGGGGTGAAATTGATTTTCGCACAAGCAGGGGCTGTCATTTTTATGGGCCATGGCTCTCACCTTCTATGTTCAGTTCCCGAAAGTAAAGAAGCGGTAGTAGGATACTAGGCTCAGCCATCTAGAGAAATAGGTCAATTGGATGTACAATGCTCGATCTTTCTTACCACGTTTTGAGCAGCATACGT is part of the Oncorhynchus clarkii lewisi isolate Uvic-CL-2024 chromosome 10, UVic_Ocla_1.0, whole genome shotgun sequence genome and encodes:
- the LOC139418639 gene encoding transcriptional activator protein Pur-alpha-like, producing MADRDSGSEQGGAATGPGVGSMHPVTGGAGSASGLQHETQELASKRVDIQNKRFYLDVKQNAKGRFLKIAEVGAGGNKSRLTLSMSVAVEFRDYLGDFIEHYAQLGPSNPDIAQDEPRRALKSEFLVRENRKYYMDLKENQRGRFLRIRQTVNRGPGLGSTQGQTIALPAQGLIEFRDALAKLIDDYGVDDEPAELPEGTSLTVDNKRFFFDVGSNKYGVFMRVSEVKPTYRNSITVPYKVWSKFGNTFCKYAEEMKKIQEKQREKRACEMQQQEETHADDADED